The proteins below come from a single Mycolicibacterium sp. TY81 genomic window:
- a CDS encoding TetR/AcrR family transcriptional regulator: protein MVRSAAAVLRERGAAGLTIDEVLVRSGAPRGSVYHHFPEGRSQLLIEALQFAGDAIAAHIDGSAAYGGIALVRGFVTFWDRILADSDFTAGCPVVAAAVGSGDEAPTLTPIAAGIFDRWRTALGHAFTAEGFSDTDASTLAVTCLAALEGAVILSRSSRSVEPLHDVATQLEFLIKAKAFVKNNGLPTAGS from the coding sequence ATGGTGCGCAGCGCCGCCGCCGTGCTGCGTGAACGCGGCGCCGCGGGCCTGACCATCGACGAGGTGTTGGTCCGTAGCGGTGCCCCGCGCGGCTCGGTCTACCACCACTTTCCCGAGGGCCGCAGCCAGCTGCTGATCGAGGCCCTGCAGTTCGCCGGCGATGCGATTGCCGCCCATATCGACGGTTCCGCCGCCTACGGCGGCATCGCCCTCGTCCGCGGATTCGTCACGTTCTGGGATCGCATCCTCGCCGACAGTGACTTCACCGCCGGGTGTCCGGTGGTCGCCGCGGCGGTCGGGTCGGGCGACGAAGCGCCGACCCTGACCCCCATCGCCGCCGGGATCTTCGACCGGTGGCGCACCGCGCTCGGACACGCCTTCACCGCCGAAGGCTTCAGCGACACCGACGCGTCAACCCTGGCCGTCACCTGCCTGGCCGCGCTCGAGGGCGCCGTGATCCTGAGCCGCTCGTCACGCAGCGTCGAGCCGTTGCACGATGTTGCCACTCAGCTCGAATTCCTGATCAAGGCAAAGGCTTTCGTCAAGAACAACGGCCTGCCGACCGCCGGCAGTTAG
- a CDS encoding dihydrofolate reductase family protein, producing the protein MATIYYSASSLDGFIVDSAGSLDWLLSRDIDVDGPFGYKAFEKSVGALVLGSTTYQWVVEHEPGDWPYPQPTWVLTSRPGIIVDGHPVQAVSGDVAQLHPTLVEAAGDRDVWILGGGDVAAQFVKAGLVDELVVSYAPCSLGEGAPVLPVRSEWRLVESAVNRDFVCARWARAEG; encoded by the coding sequence ATGGCGACCATCTACTACAGCGCATCCAGCTTGGACGGCTTCATCGTCGATTCTGCGGGCAGCCTCGACTGGCTGCTCTCGCGTGACATCGACGTCGACGGGCCGTTCGGCTACAAGGCGTTCGAGAAGTCCGTCGGTGCGCTGGTCCTGGGGTCGACGACGTACCAGTGGGTCGTCGAGCACGAGCCGGGCGACTGGCCGTATCCCCAGCCGACGTGGGTGCTCACGTCCCGGCCCGGCATCATCGTCGACGGCCATCCGGTGCAGGCGGTGAGCGGTGATGTGGCGCAACTGCATCCGACGCTGGTCGAGGCGGCGGGCGACCGCGACGTGTGGATTCTCGGAGGCGGGGACGTTGCGGCGCAGTTCGTGAAGGCCGGCCTGGTCGATGAACTGGTGGTGTCGTACGCGCCGTGCTCGCTGGGCGAGGGCGCGCCGGTGCTGCCGGTGCGCTCGGAGTGGCGGCTGGTGGAATCCGCCGTCAACAGGGACTTCGTGTGTGCACGCTGGGCTCGCGCGGAAGGCTAA